The following are from one region of the Nostoc cf. commune SO-36 genome:
- the tsf gene encoding translation elongation factor Ts, translating to MAEISAKLVQELRQKTGAGMMDCKKALIETEGNVEEAADWLRKKGISKAGAKSDRIAAEGLVDTYIQPGGRVGVLIEVNCQTDFVARNEAFKALVKNLAKQAATVDSVESLLAQPYIENESATVEESIKQTIATLGENIQVRRFVNFAIAEGTQGVVDSYIHTGGRVGVLVELGSQTESVAANSEFQSLARNTAMQVAACPNVEYVSVDQIPAEIAQKEKDIEMGKDDLANKPDNIKEKIVQGRIEKRLKELTLIDQPYIRDQSISVEDLFKQSKAQLGGDIQVTRFVRYILGEGIEKQEISFADEVAAQMGSK from the coding sequence ATGGCGGAAATATCTGCAAAACTCGTCCAAGAGCTACGCCAAAAAACTGGTGCCGGCATGATGGACTGCAAAAAAGCGCTGATAGAGACTGAAGGCAACGTAGAAGAAGCCGCAGACTGGCTACGGAAAAAGGGCATCTCTAAAGCGGGGGCAAAAAGCGATCGCATTGCGGCAGAAGGTCTAGTAGACACTTACATTCAGCCAGGTGGTCGAGTGGGTGTACTCATCGAAGTCAACTGCCAAACCGACTTTGTTGCTCGTAACGAGGCTTTTAAAGCTTTAGTTAAGAACCTGGCAAAGCAAGCAGCGACAGTTGATAGTGTTGAGTCTTTGCTGGCTCAACCCTATATTGAGAATGAAAGTGCGACTGTAGAAGAATCCATCAAGCAAACTATTGCCACCCTTGGTGAAAACATCCAAGTGCGCCGCTTTGTTAATTTTGCAATAGCAGAAGGCACACAAGGCGTAGTAGACAGCTACATTCACACTGGCGGTCGAGTTGGTGTATTAGTAGAACTGGGTTCCCAAACTGAGTCAGTGGCTGCTAACTCAGAATTTCAAAGCTTGGCACGGAACACTGCAATGCAAGTTGCCGCTTGTCCAAATGTGGAGTATGTAAGCGTAGACCAAATCCCCGCCGAAATCGCCCAAAAAGAAAAAGACATTGAAATGGGCAAGGATGATTTGGCAAACAAGCCAGATAACATCAAAGAAAAGATTGTTCAGGGACGGATTGAAAAACGCCTGAAAGAATTGACTTTGATCGATCAGCCTTACATCCGCGATCAGAGTATTTCCGTGGAAGACCTTTTTAAGCAATCAAAGGCTCAATTAGGCGGAGATATTCAAGTGACTCGCTTTGTCCGTTATATACTGGGCGAAGGTATTGAAAAGCAAGAAATTAGCTTTGCTGATGAAG
- the rpsB gene encoding 30S ribosomal protein S2 produces MPVVSLAQMMESGVHFGHQTRRWNPKMSPYIYTSRNGVHIIDLVQTAQLMDNAYNYMRSHAEQGKKFLFVGTKRQAAGIIAQEASRCGSHYINQRWLGGMLTNWATIKTRVDRLKDLERREETGALDLLPKKEASMLRREMTKLQKYLGGIKTMRKVPDIVVIVDQRREYNAVQECQKLNIPIVSMLDTNCDPDVVDIPIPANDDAIRSIKLIVGKLADAIYEGRHGQLEAEDDYEDYDGSEYDDDYEETEYTDAVIPDEETEE; encoded by the coding sequence ATGCCAGTAGTTTCATTGGCTCAAATGATGGAGTCAGGGGTTCACTTTGGGCATCAGACCCGGCGTTGGAACCCGAAAATGTCTCCTTACATTTATACTTCCCGCAATGGTGTGCATATTATCGACTTGGTGCAAACTGCCCAGTTGATGGATAATGCTTACAACTACATGCGATCGCACGCGGAACAAGGAAAGAAATTTCTTTTCGTCGGCACAAAGCGCCAAGCAGCTGGAATTATTGCCCAAGAAGCCAGCCGTTGTGGTTCCCACTACATTAACCAACGCTGGTTGGGTGGAATGTTAACCAACTGGGCAACCATCAAAACACGGGTAGACCGCCTGAAAGATTTAGAACGCCGTGAAGAAACTGGCGCACTAGATTTATTACCGAAAAAAGAAGCATCAATGCTACGTCGGGAAATGACGAAGCTTCAGAAATACTTAGGCGGCATTAAAACAATGCGGAAAGTGCCCGATATCGTGGTAATTGTAGACCAACGTCGGGAATATAACGCAGTTCAAGAATGCCAAAAGCTGAATATTCCCATTGTGTCCATGTTGGATACAAACTGTGACCCCGATGTAGTAGATATCCCCATCCCAGCCAACGACGATGCTATCAGGTCAATCAAGCTGATAGTCGGAAAATTGGCGGATGCCATTTATGAAGGTCGTCACGGTCAGCTTGAGGCTGAAGATGATTACGAAGATTATGACGGTAGTGAGTATGACGATGACTACGAAGAAACCGAATATACTGATGCCGTAATTCCCGACGAGGAAACAGAGGAATAA
- a CDS encoding restriction endonuclease subunit R: MPLTVEASSLSLNDIHRFLKLEELSNGSFTDFLSLEPLSEFEQQDLLRIRNDFRRYLSAGKISEGLVKFITIAPLMRLAGFYDVPIRLTMEDSIAIAVEDEDRRITGRMDILAINSPQSNIAPPFWVLVIETKNSSVNVIEGLPQLLTYAFKSLDQQPSVWGLVTNGQLYQFVYLRHDNQSTYELMPLLNLSQSPDAIELLQVFKAICKLPSFQ, translated from the coding sequence ATGCCCCTCACCGTCGAAGCTAGCAGCTTATCTCTCAATGATATTCATCGCTTTCTCAAATTAGAAGAACTTTCCAATGGTTCATTTACAGACTTTTTAAGTCTAGAACCACTCTCTGAGTTTGAACAGCAGGATTTATTGCGAATCAGAAATGACTTCCGTCGCTATTTAAGCGCAGGTAAAATTTCTGAAGGCTTGGTTAAATTTATAACGATCGCACCATTAATGCGGTTAGCTGGATTTTACGATGTGCCGATTCGGTTGACAATGGAAGATAGCATTGCGATCGCAGTCGAAGATGAAGACAGAAGAATTACCGGACGGATGGATATTTTAGCAATCAACAGTCCTCAAAGTAATATTGCGCCGCCTTTTTGGGTTCTAGTGATTGAAACAAAAAATAGTTCGGTCAATGTGATTGAGGGTTTACCTCAATTACTCACTTATGCTTTTAAAAGTTTAGATCAACAGCCATCAGTTTGGGGTTTGGTAACTAATGGACAGCTTTATCAATTTGTTTATTTAAGACATGACAACCAGTCAACTTATGAATTGATGCCATTATTAAATTTGAGTCAATCTCCAGATGCAATTGAGTTATTGCAAGTATTCAAAGCCATTTGTAAGTTACCAAGTTTTCAGTAA
- the acs gene encoding acetate--CoA ligase — MSQPTIESILQENRLFHPASEFSQNAHIKSLEDYQRLYDKAKADPQQFWADLAGTELEWFQKWDTVLDWQPPFAKWFVGGKINISYNCLDRHLTTWRKNKAALIWEGEPGDSRTLTYAQLHREVCQFANVLKQLGVQKGDRVGIYMPMIPEAAIAMLACARIGAPHGVVFGGFSAEALRDRLIDAQAKLVITADGGWRKDAIVPLKEQVDKALADGAVPSVENVLVVKRTGQETYMQLGGRDHWWHDLQKGVSADCPAEPMDSEDMLFVLYTSGSTGKPKGVVHTTAGYNLYTHITTKWIFDLQDTDVYWCTADVGWITGHSYIVYGPLSNGATTVMYEGAPRASNPGCFWDVIEKYGVNIFYTAPTAIRAFIKMGEQHPNARNLSSLRLLGTVGEPINPEAWMWYQKVIGGDRCPIVDTWWQTETGGIMITPLPGAIPTKPGSATLPFPGIIADVVDLEGNTVPNNEGGYLAVRHPWPGMMRTVYGDPERFRRTYWEHIPPKDGNYTYFAGDGARQDEDGYFWVMGRVDDVLNVSGHRLGTMEVESALVSHPAVAEAAVVGKPDELKGEEVVAFVTLEGTYQGSEELIKELKLHVVKEIGAIARPGEIRFTDSLPKTRSGKIMRRLLRNLAAGQEVSGDTSTLEDRGVLDKLREGV, encoded by the coding sequence ATGTCTCAACCAACGATAGAATCAATTCTCCAAGAGAATCGCCTATTTCATCCTGCCTCGGAATTCTCGCAGAATGCCCATATCAAAAGCCTGGAAGACTATCAGCGTCTCTACGACAAAGCCAAAGCTGATCCGCAGCAATTTTGGGCAGATTTGGCTGGAACAGAATTAGAATGGTTCCAAAAATGGGATACGGTATTAGATTGGCAACCACCTTTTGCTAAGTGGTTCGTTGGCGGTAAAATTAATATTTCTTACAACTGCCTTGACAGACATCTCACTACCTGGCGCAAAAATAAAGCTGCATTGATTTGGGAAGGAGAACCAGGTGATTCGCGTACCCTAACTTACGCGCAACTGCACCGGGAAGTTTGCCAGTTCGCCAATGTATTGAAGCAACTGGGTGTACAAAAAGGCGATCGCGTTGGTATATATATGCCAATGATTCCCGAAGCTGCGATCGCAATGTTAGCCTGTGCCCGAATTGGCGCACCCCACGGCGTAGTATTTGGTGGTTTTAGTGCCGAAGCTTTGCGTGATCGCTTAATTGATGCTCAAGCTAAATTAGTAATCACGGCTGATGGTGGTTGGCGCAAAGATGCGATCGTTCCTCTCAAAGAACAGGTAGATAAAGCCTTAGCTGATGGTGCTGTTCCTAGCGTCGAAAATGTCCTAGTTGTCAAGCGCACCGGACAAGAAACTTATATGCAGTTGGGGGGACGCGATCATTGGTGGCATGATTTGCAAAAAGGAGTATCAGCAGATTGTCCCGCCGAACCAATGGATAGCGAAGATATGCTGTTTGTCCTCTACACTTCTGGCAGTACGGGCAAACCGAAGGGCGTTGTGCATACAACTGCCGGTTATAATTTGTATACCCATATCACCACCAAGTGGATATTTGACCTCCAAGACACAGATGTATATTGGTGTACCGCCGATGTAGGTTGGATTACGGGACACAGCTACATTGTCTATGGCCCCCTTTCCAACGGTGCAACCACGGTGATGTATGAAGGTGCGCCCCGTGCTTCTAATCCTGGTTGTTTCTGGGATGTAATTGAAAAATACGGCGTTAATATTTTTTATACTGCACCTACGGCAATTCGGGCATTTATTAAGATGGGAGAACAACATCCCAATGCGCGAAACCTGTCTTCGTTGCGTTTGTTGGGAACCGTCGGCGAACCAATTAACCCAGAAGCTTGGATGTGGTATCAGAAAGTAATTGGTGGCGATCGCTGTCCAATTGTGGATACTTGGTGGCAAACAGAAACCGGCGGTATCATGATTACACCGCTACCAGGTGCAATTCCCACCAAACCCGGTTCCGCAACTCTTCCCTTCCCCGGAATTATTGCAGATGTCGTGGATTTGGAAGGAAACACCGTACCCAATAACGAAGGCGGTTATCTAGCAGTGCGTCATCCTTGGCCAGGAATGATGCGGACAGTCTACGGCGATCCAGAACGCTTCCGCCGCACCTATTGGGAACACATTCCACCCAAGGATGGTAACTATACTTACTTTGCTGGTGATGGCGCGAGGCAAGATGAAGACGGCTACTTTTGGGTAATGGGTCGTGTGGATGACGTACTGAATGTATCAGGACACCGACTCGGTACAATGGAAGTAGAATCAGCTTTAGTTTCGCATCCAGCAGTTGCAGAAGCGGCAGTAGTGGGTAAACCGGATGAACTTAAGGGTGAAGAAGTCGTTGCTTTTGTGACTCTAGAAGGCACTTATCAGGGAAGTGAAGAACTGATTAAAGAACTCAAACTGCACGTTGTCAAAGAAATAGGTGCGATCGCCCGTCCGGGAGAAATTCGCTTTACAGACTCTTTGCCTAAAACGCGATCGGGTAAGATTATGCGGCGCTTATTGCGGAATCTTGCTGCTGGGCAAGAAGTATCTGGAGATACTTCAACATTAGAAGATCGGGGTGTGTTAGATAAGTTACGGGAAGGTGTGTAA